From the Pediococcus acidilactici genome, the window CGAGCCACTTGGGGATTCCCCTTGTTTAAATAGTTAATTAGCCTTGGATTTTTTTAATTTCGGCTTCGATTTGGTCGTAAACTGGTTTAGCCATTGCGGGCATCCGGTAAAGAATTGCCCCAGCATCAACTTCAGGAATATCAATATCAAAGCCAAGGTCCGGATGATTGATTGGCAAGAAGATTTGAACGCCTTCCATCATTTCGGGAGTAACGTCCTTAATCATTTCTGCATCAACGGAAACGTCGTATCCACGGTTCTTCATTTCTTCTTCGACCGCATCCTTAATTTGATGACTTGAATTAACACCAGCACCACAAGCAGTTAACATTTTAATCATAATAAATACCTCCACTGTAATAAGTAATTTAATTATTTTTCATCAAAGTTAGTCCGTAAGAAATCAAAAATTTCTTCCGGGGAATCGCTTTCAAACATGTGTTGTAAACTATTCCATGGGGTTTGGGTTAAAAACTCCATGATTTCCGCAAGCACGTTGGCTTGGCCTTCCGGGTCGTTATTCAAAATCATGAATAAAAAGCGTACGTTCATCGATTGCGCAGGATTGATCATGCTGCGAAACTCAATGGGATGTTCAAGCTTCACGGGGACAATCCGACGTTTATAAACGAAATTGGCTTCCGTATGAGGGATGGCGACGTTTGGATATTGGGGGCCCACCACCGATAAATCCATACCCGTCGGGTAATCATCTTCTCTGCTATTCAGATTGTCGAGAAAGCTATCTTTAACATAACCTTTTTCAACTAAGTCATCCGCGACTTCTTTGAAAACTTCCTGCCTGGTTGTACCTGAACTAACATAGACAATCCTTGGATCAAAGAGAGATTCGATTGCTGTTTCGCTCATATACAGATCACCTCTTTCAAACATTGGCAAGTTAAAGTTTATTTATGTTTGCCTTTGTTTATTTTTGATTACAGCTTCATTCTAATTAAGCGCTTTCATATTGTCAACAGGTTTTTTGAAATCGAATTTGCACCAATTAAAGCGTTGACATTCGGGAACGCAAATATTATTCTTAGCTTGTAACACAAATGAACAAAAATAAACATTTAAAAAGAAAAAGGAGGGGTGCGAGTGCTAAAAAATGAACGAATGATGAAAATTTTGAACGCAGTTAATAGTAAAGGAACGATCACGGTTAATGATTTAGTCGATAAGCTGTCAGTTTCGTCAATGACTATTCGGCGGGACCTCGACGAACTCGAGAAGCAGGAAAAAATTGTGCGAGTTTTTGGCGGGGCTCAAAGCGTTAACTTAGTGTCGCAAACCGAACCTTCATACATTCAAAAACGCAAAATTCATTTAGCTGAAAAAAACGAAATCGCCAAAGAAGTGGCGAGCATGATTAAACCTAACGAAACCGTCTTTCTTGGTCCCGGTTCGACAAATGAATTAGTTTCTAAATATTTGGAAATCGACAATTTACGAATCGTAACTAACAGTTTACCAGTGTTCCAGCGCTTTTCGGATGAACACGATTTTGACCTTTGCTTAGTCGGGGGAACTTACCGGCGCCGCAGTGGTGCGTTTGTGGGTAGTTTAGCGGAAGAATTTTTACGCAACATCAAAATGCACAAGGCGTTTGTAGGGGTCAACGGTATTTCAAATACGAGCGTGATGAATGCGGATACTGACGAAGGTGCGTCACAACGGGTGGCTTTGGAGCAATCACAGAGTAAATACATTGTGGCTGACCACCATAAGTTGGATCATGATGACTTCTATAATTTCTACGATTTAAGCAACGTTGACGGTCTGATTACCGATGCGGGCGTTAAGCCGGCAATTTTACGGCGTTACCAGCAAATCACCAACGTACACGTTGCTAAAAAGATTGAATAAGAAAAGGAGCAGTGAATATGAAAGTTGTAGTAGGTGCAGATAAAGCAGGTTTTGACTTGAAAGAAAAGGTAAAAACGTACCTTAAGGACCATGGATACGAAGTGGTGGACGTTAGCGAAACGCCTCACGACGACTTCGTGGATTCTTCCTTAGCCGTTACGGATAAGGTTTTAAACGACAAAATTGAAAAGGCTATCATGTTTGACGAATACGGAGTTGGTTCAGCAATGGCCAGCAATAAGGTCAAGGGAATGGTTACGGCAAACGTAGTCGAAGAAAATACCGCCCACATGACCGCCATGCATAACGGCGCAAAGGCAATCGCAATTGGTGCCGGCATTGTTGGTGAAAAATTGGCTTACAACATCGTGCAATATTACTTGGATACCGAATATGCCGGCGGTCGCCACCAAATCCGTTTGGACATGCTTAACAAAATGATTTAATTAGGGAGGAAGCATAGAATGATTATTTCAATTGGCAACGACCATATCGTTACAGACGTAAAAATTCAATTATCAAATTTCTTGAAATCCTTAGGCCACGAAGTCATTGATGAAGGTACTTATGACACGACCCGGACCCACTACCCAATTTATGGCAAGCGGGTTGCCGAAGACGTTGCGGATGGCCGCGCAGACCTCGGCGTGGTACTTTGTGGCACGGGGATTGGCATTAGCACCGCGGCAGATAAAAACGAAGGCGTCCGAGCTGCGTTAGTTTCTAACCTAGTTGCCGCACGTTACGCTAAAGAAGAGCTTAACGCTAACGTAATTGGTTTTGGCGGTGCGACCGTTGGCGAACACCTCTGTGAAGACATCATTAAGGTGTTCTTGGATTCAGAATACAAGGAAACCGAAGAAAACAAAAAGTTGATCGATAAGATTGATCACATCGCGACACCCAACCCTGACCAAAAGGATAATCCACACTTCTTTGACGAAGAAAATGAAAAGTGGGCTGCAGGGGTTTACCACGATTAATCGAGGCCGATTATCAATTTGTGCAAATATTTGTTAAAATTGTAAGCGGTACCTGAAAGGGCATTCAAAAATATTTTTTAGACGAAAAGGGGAACATGGACACTATGAAAACATTGACAGAAGGAAAACTACGGGGATTGAAGGCTTTATCAGACGAAAACGGCGTGATTAGTGCTTTAGCAATTGACCAACGCGGTTCGTTGAAAAAAATGATTGGCGCAGCAAGTGGGCACGAAGCTAGCCAAAAAGAAATTGAAGACTTTAAGGTAGCCGTTTCTTCCGAATTGACCCCATACGCAAGTGGAATTTTGCTTGATCCAGAATACGGGATTCCCGCTGCACGGGTTCGTGACGAAAACGCCGGTTTACTAACGGCTTATGAAAAAACGGGTTATGACGCAACTGAACCGGGCCGTTTCCCAGACATCCTTGATCAATGGTCAGTACGTAAGCTTAAGGAATTAGGCGCTGACGCCATCAAATTCTTGTTGTATTACGATGCTGACGAAGGTGAAGAAATTAACGAACGTAAGCACGCCTTTATTCAACGTCTCGGCGACGAATGCAAGGCCGAAGACATTCCGTTCTTCCTAGAACTAGTTTCGTACGATGCTAATAACGATGACGTAAAGGGTAAGGAATACGCTAAAGTTAAACCGCACAAAGTTATCGAAATGACTAAGGAATTTTCCAAACCGGAATATGGTGTAGATGTTTTGAAACTCGAAGTGCCAGTTAACCAGACTTACGTAGAAGGCTTCGCAGAAAACGATGCGGACGTAGTTTACAGTAAGGAAGAAGCTGCTAAGTACTACAAGGA encodes:
- a CDS encoding PTS fructose transporter subunit IIB; translated protein: MIKMLTACGAGVNSSHQIKDAVEEEMKNRGYDVSVDAEMIKDVTPEMMEGVQIFLPINHPDLGFDIDIPEVDAGAILYRMPAMAKPVYDQIEAEIKKIQG
- a CDS encoding PTS sugar transporter subunit IIA; this encodes MSETAIESLFDPRIVYVSSGTTRQEVFKEVADDLVEKGYVKDSFLDNLNSREDDYPTGMDLSVVGPQYPNVAIPHTEANFVYKRRIVPVKLEHPIEFRSMINPAQSMNVRFLFMILNNDPEGQANVLAEIMEFLTQTPWNSLQHMFESDSPEEIFDFLRTNFDEK
- the lacA gene encoding galactose-6-phosphate isomerase subunit LacA, with product MKVVVGADKAGFDLKEKVKTYLKDHGYEVVDVSETPHDDFVDSSLAVTDKVLNDKIEKAIMFDEYGVGSAMASNKVKGMVTANVVEENTAHMTAMHNGAKAIAIGAGIVGEKLAYNIVQYYLDTEYAGGRHQIRLDMLNKMI
- the lacD gene encoding tagatose-bisphosphate aldolase, whose amino-acid sequence is MKTLTEGKLRGLKALSDENGVISALAIDQRGSLKKMIGAASGHEASQKEIEDFKVAVSSELTPYASGILLDPEYGIPAARVRDENAGLLTAYEKTGYDATEPGRFPDILDQWSVRKLKELGADAIKFLLYYDADEGEEINERKHAFIQRLGDECKAEDIPFFLELVSYDANNDDVKGKEYAKVKPHKVIEMTKEFSKPEYGVDVLKLEVPVNQTYVEGFAENDADVVYSKEEAAKYYKEQSDATDLPFIFLSAGVSAELFQEELQFAHDAGSKFNGVLCGRATWRGAIEPFAGESEEVGRKWLQTQGKKNIEDLNKVLAKSATPWFEKVQK
- a CDS encoding DeoR/GlpR family DNA-binding transcription regulator codes for the protein MRVLKNERMMKILNAVNSKGTITVNDLVDKLSVSSMTIRRDLDELEKQEKIVRVFGGAQSVNLVSQTEPSYIQKRKIHLAEKNEIAKEVASMIKPNETVFLGPGSTNELVSKYLEIDNLRIVTNSLPVFQRFSDEHDFDLCLVGGTYRRRSGAFVGSLAEEFLRNIKMHKAFVGVNGISNTSVMNADTDEGASQRVALEQSQSKYIVADHHKLDHDDFYNFYDLSNVDGLITDAGVKPAILRRYQQITNVHVAKKIE
- the lacB gene encoding galactose-6-phosphate isomerase subunit LacB yields the protein MIISIGNDHIVTDVKIQLSNFLKSLGHEVIDEGTYDTTRTHYPIYGKRVAEDVADGRADLGVVLCGTGIGISTAADKNEGVRAALVSNLVAARYAKEELNANVIGFGGATVGEHLCEDIIKVFLDSEYKETEENKKLIDKIDHIATPNPDQKDNPHFFDEENEKWAAGVYHD